One window from the genome of Gadus morhua chromosome 16, gadMor3.0, whole genome shotgun sequence encodes:
- the LOC115561175 gene encoding extracellular calcium-sensing receptor-like, producing the protein MLSASGPPMSWASLLLTAWSSRAPSLLLVVMVSWDVRLRVGLEGVQTSMCSRWGSRVEEFNQGQDGDVVIGGLFNFHSQPQVINQAFIKPPFYNPCTGLEAVILKAAYAMEFAVEEINRNPLILPGVKLNYRIFDDCSLHPWVLHGAFSLVGGGTERGQSVPLIIGGASSTTAIILSRTLASLSVPIISPLASCPCLSDRHRFPNFFRTIPSDVYQAKTMARLAILFHWTWIGAVIANNDYGRLAIQAFQEEIEGSGVCLAFSEYLNRETFEEDARRAATTIQHSTVRVILIFTWYTNVRELFLQLTKRNVTDRQFLASEAWSTSSDLLQDVAILNVATGVLGVAIRSARIPGFKSFLQGLKPSNRPGDLFLREFWEKEFGGRETLQGVQNIFTDTAHLRAAYNTYLAVYAAAHALHSLLSCPDKDSSPSGNSSTCSSPYNITQKELLEHLNKVNFTTPNGEEFFFQGADVPAAYDLVNWKTSPDGSLKLVLIGRVDGLELHLNKTSIQWTTGTSQVPISVCSESCPAGTRRANKKGEPVCCFDCIPCTDGEVSNETGSHQCRRCPVEFWSNPGNTACIPRKVDFLSFNETMGIVLTTGAVSGVVVTTAVFVIFLCYHNTPVVRANNSELSFLLLLSLMLCFLCALVFIGRPSVWSCRLQQAAFGISFVLCVSCLKVKTIVVLAAFRSARPGAGGLMKWFGPGQQRGSVCFFTSIQVIICTIWLSFSPPIPHHDLGFQGSKVNLECAMNSVVGFAVVLGYIGFLACLCLLLAFLARKLPDNFNEAKFITFSMLIFCAVWVAFVPAYVSSPGKYSVAVEIFAILASSYGLLLCIFAPKCFIILLKPERNTKKQLMGR; encoded by the exons ATGTTATCGGCCTCCGGTCCGCCCATGTCTTGGGCGTCTCTTCTCCTGACTGCGTGGTCCTCCAGGGCTCCCTCCCTGCTGCTTGTTGTGATGGTGAGCTGGGATGTGAGGCTCAGGGTGGGTCTGGAGGGGGTGCAGACCTCCATGTGCTCTCGCTGGGGCTCCAGAGTGGAGGAGTTCAACCAGGGTCAGGATGGAGACGTTGTCATCGGTGGGCTCTTTAACTTCCATTCCCAACCGCAAGTTATCAACCAGGCTTTCATTAAGCCTCCCTTCTACAATCCATGCACTGG GTTGGAAGCAGTGATCTTGAAGGCTGCCTATGCCATGGAGTTTGCAGTGGAAGAAATCAACCGAAACCCCCTAATTCTTCCTGGTGTGAAGTTGAACTACCGAATCTTCGACGACTGTAGCCTACACCCCTGGGTGCTGCATGGAGCATTCTCACTGGTtgggggagggacggaga GGGGCCAGTCTGTACCGCTGATCATCGGTGGGGCTTCTTCTACCACAGCCATAATACTGTCTAGGAcactggcctctctctctgttccaatA ATTAGCCCCCTTGCTAGCTGTCCCTGTCTTAGCGACAGACATCGGTTTCCAAACTTCTTCAGGACCATTCCCAGCGACGTCTACCAGGCTAAGACAATGGCCCGACTTGCAATACTCTTCCACTGGACTTGGATTGGAGCAGTCATTGCAAACAATGATTATGGTCGTCTGGCAATTCAG GCATTTCAGGAGGAGATTGAGGGATCAGGAGTGTGTTTGGCCTTTTCAGAATATCTTAACAGGGAGACTTTTGAAGAAGATGCAAGACGTGCAGCCACGACTATCCAGCATTCCACTGTTAGAGTTATACTGATCTTTACCTGGTATACAAATGTGAGGGAGTTGTTTCTACAACTGACCAAGAGAAAC GTGACTGATAGACAGTTCCTAGCCAGTGAGGCTTGGAGTACTAGCAGCGATCTTTTACAAGATGTTGCCATTTTGAACGTGGCAACTGGTGTGTTAGGTGTTGCTATTCGAAGTGCAAGAATTCCTGGATTCAAAAGTTTTCTCCAGGGCCTAAAACCCTCAAATCGTCCAGGCGATTTATTTCTACGGGAATTTTGGGAAAAGGAGTTTGG tgggagagagacacttcAGGGCGTACAGAATATTTTTACTGACACTGCCCACTTAAGGGCCGCGTATAACACCTACCTGGCTGTGTATGCTGCAGCCCACGCTCTGCACAGCCTTCTCTCGTGCCCAGATAAAGACAGTTCCCCAAGCGGCAACAGCTCTACCTGTAGCTCACCTTATAACATTACACAGAAAGAG TTGTTAGAGCACCTGAACAAAGTGAACTTCACTACTCCAAACGGGGAGGAGTTCTTCTTCCAAGGAGCCGACGTCCCAGCTGCTTATGACCTGGTCAACTGGAAGACCTCCCCTGATGGGTCACTGAAACTAGTTCTGATTGGTCGAGTGGATGGCTTGGAATTACACTTGAACAAAACATCTATTCAGTGGACTACAGGAACCAGTCAG GTGCCTATTTCTGTATGCAGTGAGAGCTGCCCCGCAGGAACCCGAAGAGCTAATAAGAAAGGAGAGCCTGTCTGCTGCTTTGACTGTATCCCCTGTACTGATGGAGAGGTCAGCAATGAAACTG GATCCCATCAGTGCAGGCGATGTCCTGTTGAGTTCTGGTCCAACCCAGGTAACACGGCCTGTATTCCTCGCAAAGTTGACTTCCTGTCTTTTAATGAGACAATGGGAATCGTCCTGACAACTGGAGCTGTGTCTGGAGTTGTTGTCACTACAGCTGTTTTTGTCATCTTTTTGTGCTACCATAACACTCCTGTG GTGCGTGCAAATAACTCAGAGCTGAGCTTTCTGCTCCTCCTGTCACTCATGCTCTGCTTCCTGTGTGCGCTGGTGTTCATTGGTCGTCCCTCCGTGTGGTCCTGCCGCTTACAGCAGGCAGCTTTCGGGATCAGCTTTGTCCTCTGCGTCTCCTGCCTTAAGGTGAAGACCATAGTGGTCCTGGCCGCTTTCCGCTCAGCTCGGCCAGGAGCTGGAGGCCTGATGAAGTGGTTTGGTCCGGGCCAGCAAAGAGGCAGTGTCTGTTTCTTCACCAGCATACAG GTGATCATCTGTACCATATGGCTGTCCTTCAGCCCTCCAATCCCTCATCACGACCTTGGTTtccaggggtcaaaggttaaccTAGAGTGTGCCATGAATTCAGTGGTGGGCTTTGCAGTTGTCTTAGGCTACATAGGCTTCCTAGcctgcctctgtctcctccttgcTTTCCTGGCTAGGAAACTACCTGATAACTTCAATGAGGCCAAGTTCATCACCTTCAGCATGCTTATCTTCTGTGCTGTCTGGGTGGCCTTTGTCCCAGCCTACGTCAGCTCTCCAGGGAAGTATTCTGTGGCTGTGGAGATCTTTGCCATCCTGGCTTCTAGTTATGGCCTGCTGCTGTGCATCTTTGCTCCAAAGTGCTTCATTATCCTCCTGAAGCCTGAGAGGAACACCAAGAAACAGCTGATGGGTAGATAG
- the LOC115561174 gene encoding extracellular calcium-sensing receptor-like, with the protein MLSAPGPPMSWASLLLTAWSSRAPSLLLVVMVSRDVGLRVGLEGVQTSMCSRWGSRVEEFNQGQDGDLVIGGLFNLHYQPPVIDQEFIKTPFYNPCTGLQVETLKAAYAMEFAVEEINRNPLILPGVKLNYRILDDCGLNPWVLQGAFSLVGGGTESWGPSVPLIIGGASSTTAIILSRTLASLSVPVISYLASCPCLSDRHRFPNFFRTIPSDVYQAKTMARLAILFNWTWIGAVVANNDYGRLAIQTFQEEIKGSGVCLAFLEAVSRVTIEEDAKRAATTVQHSTARVILIFTWYTDVRELFLQLAKINVTDRQFLASEAWSTSSDLLQNVAILNVASGVLGVAIRSARIPGFKSFLQDLKPSNRPGDFHLREFWEKEFDGRETLEGVQNIFTDTAQLRAAYNTYLAVYAAAHALHSFLSCPDKDSSPRDNSSTCSSPYNITQKELLEHLNKVNFNTPNGEEFFFQGADIPAAYDLVNWKTSPDGSLKLVLIGRVDGLELHLNKTSIQWTTGSNQVPISVCSESCPAGTRRANKKGEPVCCFDCIPCTDGEVSNETGSHQCRRCPVEFWSNPGNTACIPRKVDFLSFNETMGIILTTGAVSGVVVTTAVFVIFLWYHNTPVVRANNSELSFLLLLSLMLCFLCALVFIGRPSVWSCRLQQAAFGISFVLCVSCLQVKTIVVLAAFRSAQPGAGGLMKWFGPCQQRGSVCFFTSIQVIICTIWLSLSPPIPHRDLGFQGSKVNLECAMSSVVGFAVVLGYIGFLACLCLLLAFLARKLPDNFNEAKFITFSMLIFCAVWVAFVPAYISSPGKYSVAVEIFAILASSYGLLLCIFAPKCFIILLRPERNTKKKLMGR; encoded by the exons ATGTTATCGGCCCCCGGTCCACCCATGTCTTGGGCGTCTCTGCTCCTGACTGCGTGGTCCTCCAGGGCTCCCTCCCTGCTGCTTGTTGTGATGGTGAGCAGGGATGTGGGGCTCAGGGTGGGTCTGGAGGGGGTGCAGACCTCCATGTGCTCTCGCTGGGGCTCCAGAGTGGAGGAGTTCAACCAGGGTCAGGATGGAGACCTTGTAATCGGTGGGCTCTTTAACCTTCATTACCAACCGCCGGTTATAGACCAGGAGTTCATTAAGACTCCATTCTACAATCCATGCACTGG GTTGCAAGTGGAGACACTGAAGGCTGCCTATGCCATGGAGTTTGCAGTGGAAGAAATCAACAGAAACCCCCTCATTCTGCCTGGTGTGAAGCTGAACTACAGAATCCTCGACGACTGCGGCCTAAACCCCTGGGTGCTGCAAGGAGCATTCTCACTGGTtgggggagggacggagagtt GGGGCCCGTCTGTACCGCTGATCATCGGTGGGGCTTCTTCTACCACAGCCATTATACTGTCTAGGAcactggcctctctctctgttccagtA ATTAGCTACCTTGCCAGCTGTCCCTGTCTTAGCGACAGACATCGGTTTCCTAACTTCTTCAGGACCATTCCCAGTGACGTCTACCAGGCTAAGACCATGGCCCGACTTGCAATACTCTTCAACTGGACTTGGATTGGAGCAGTAGTTGCAAACAATGACTATGGTCGTCTGGCAATccag ACATTTCAGGAGGAGATTAAGGGATCAGGAGTGTGTTTGGCATTTCTAGAAGCTGTTAGCAGGGTGACTATTGAGGAAGATGCAAAACGTGCAGCTACAACTGTTCAGCATTCCACTGCAAGAGTGATACTGATCTTTACCTGGTACACAGACGTGAGGGAGTTGTTTCTACAACTGGCCAAGATAAAC GTGACTGACAGGCAGTTCCTAGCCAGTGAGGCTTGGAGTACTAGCAGCGATCTTTTACAAAATGTTGCCATTTTGAACGTGGCAAGTGGTGTGTTAGGTGTTGCTATTCGAAGTGCAAGGATACCAGGATTTAAAAGTTTCCTCCAGGACTTAAAACCCTCAAATCGCCCTGGCGATTTTCACCTCCGGGAATTCTGGGAAAAGGAGTTTGA tgggagagagacacttgAGGGCGTACAGAATATTTTTACTGACACTGCCCAATTAAGGGCCGCGTATAATACCTACCTGGCTGTGTATGCTGCAGCCCACGCTCTTCACAGCTTTCTCTCATGCCCAGATAAAGACAGTTCCCCAAGAGACAACAGCTCCACCTGTAGCTCACCTTATAACATTACACAGAAAGAG TTGTTAGAGCACCTCAACAAAGTGAACTTCAATACTCCAAACGGGGAAGAGTTCTTCTTCCAAGGAGCCGACATCCCAGCTGCTTATGACCTGGTCAACTGGAAGACCTCCCCTGATGGGTCACTGAAACTAGTTCTGATTGGTCGAGTGGATGGCCTGGAATTACACCTGAACAAAACATCTATTCAGTGGACTACAGGCTCCAATCAG GTACCTATTTCTGTATGCAGTGAGAGCTGCCCCGCAGGAACACGAAGAGCTAATAAAAAAGGAGAGCCTGTCTGCTGCTTTGACTGTATCCCCTGTACTGATGGAGAGGTCAGCAATGAGACTG GTTCCCATCAGTGCAGGCGATGTCCTGTTGAGTTCTGGTCCAACCCGGGGAACACGGCCTGTATTCCACGCAAAGTGGACTTCCTGTCTTTTAATGAGACGATGGGAATCATCCTGACAACTGGAGCTGTGTCTGGGGTTGTGGTCACTACAGCtgtttttgtcatatttttATGGTACCATAACACTCCTGTG GTGCGTGCAAATAACTCAGAGCTgagcttcctgctcctcctgtcacTCATGCTCTGCTTCCTTTGTGCACTGGTGTTCATTGGTCGTCCCTCCGTGTGGTCCTGCCGCTTACAGCAGGCAGCTTTCGGGATCAGCTTTGTCCTCTGCGTCTCCTGCCTTCAGGTGAAGACCATAGTGGTCCTGGCCGCTTTCCGCTCAGCTCAGCCAGGAGCTGGAGGCCTGATGAAGTGGTTTGGTCCGTGCCAGCAGAGAGGCAGTGTCTGTTTCTTCACCAGCATACAG GTGATCATCTGTACCATATGGCTGTCCCTTAGCCCTCCGATCCCTCATCGTGACCTTGGTTtccaggggtcaaaggttaaccTAGAGTGTGCCATGAGTTCAGTGGTGGGCTTTGCAGTTGTCTTAGGCTACATAGGCTTCCTAGCCTGCCTCTGTCTCCTACTTGCTTTCCTGGCTAGGAAACTACCTGATAACTTCAATGAGGCCAAGTTCATCACCTTCAGCATGCTGATCTTCTGTGCTGTCTGGGTGGCCTTTGTTCCAGCCTACATCAGCTCTCCAGGGAAGTACTCAGTGGCTGTGGAGATCTTTGCCATCCTGGCTTCTAGTTATGGCCTGCTGCTGTGCATC